The Kitasatospora paranensis genome has a window encoding:
- a CDS encoding APC family permease — MASVDQFAPTSAPPTGKSGGSLRREVGLIGLLWASVGSIIGSGWLYGAKNAVMVAGPAALISWGIGAVAIVLLAFVHAELGGMFPVAGGTARYPHYAFGGLAGMSFGWFSWLQAATVAPIEVEAMIGYAGHWEFAKSFLNDNGTLTTSGFVVAVLLMGVFVAVNFLGVRVLAHTNSVATWLKIFVPLLTIFVLAVSNFHGSNFTSHGFAPFGAKGVLAAISTSGIIFALLGFEQAIQLAGESRNPKRDIPRAVLGSVAIGTLIYVLLQVVFIAALPGTAFAKGWGNLDFPGISGPFAGLATLVGLGWLAWVLYFDAIVSPGGTGLIYTTSTSRISYGLSKNGYAPQLFERIDKRGVPWFGLTISFVTGVICFLPFPSWQELVGFITSASVLMYAGAPLAFGALRRRLPNRERSYRLPFGEVIAPLSFVVASLIIYWTGWHTLARLGIAIVIGYLLLGGYAAYATRKGLPNAPRLDWRPAQWLPVYLVGLGLISWQGGFGDGTGAIPMWWDMALVAAFSVGIYHWAIRVALPADLIDENIEGVEVVDEGGH, encoded by the coding sequence ATGGCTTCTGTTGACCAGTTCGCCCCCACGAGCGCCCCTCCCACCGGCAAGAGCGGCGGCTCGCTCCGCCGCGAAGTCGGCCTGATCGGGCTCCTCTGGGCGTCCGTCGGCTCGATCATCGGCTCCGGCTGGCTCTACGGCGCGAAGAACGCCGTCATGGTCGCCGGCCCGGCGGCCCTCATCTCGTGGGGCATCGGCGCGGTCGCGATCGTGCTGCTCGCCTTCGTCCACGCGGAGCTGGGCGGGATGTTCCCGGTCGCCGGCGGCACCGCCCGCTACCCGCACTACGCCTTCGGCGGCCTGGCCGGCATGTCCTTCGGCTGGTTCTCCTGGCTCCAGGCGGCGACGGTCGCGCCGATCGAGGTCGAGGCCATGATCGGCTACGCCGGTCACTGGGAGTTCGCCAAGAGCTTCCTCAACGACAACGGCACCCTCACCACCAGCGGCTTCGTGGTCGCGGTGCTGCTGATGGGCGTGTTCGTCGCGGTGAACTTCCTCGGCGTCCGGGTCCTCGCCCACACCAACTCGGTGGCGACCTGGCTGAAGATCTTCGTCCCGCTGCTCACCATCTTCGTGCTGGCGGTCAGCAACTTCCACGGCAGCAACTTCACCTCGCACGGCTTCGCGCCGTTCGGCGCCAAGGGCGTGCTCGCCGCCATCAGCACCAGCGGCATCATCTTCGCGCTGCTCGGCTTCGAGCAGGCCATCCAGCTGGCCGGCGAGAGCCGCAACCCCAAGCGCGACATCCCGCGCGCCGTGCTCGGCTCGGTCGCCATCGGCACCCTGATCTACGTCCTGCTGCAGGTCGTGTTCATCGCCGCGCTGCCCGGCACCGCCTTCGCCAAGGGCTGGGGCAACCTGGACTTCCCCGGCATCAGCGGCCCGTTCGCCGGCCTCGCCACCCTGGTCGGCCTCGGCTGGCTCGCCTGGGTGCTGTACTTCGACGCCATCGTCTCGCCCGGCGGCACCGGCCTGATCTACACCACCTCCACCTCGCGCATCTCCTACGGCCTGAGCAAGAACGGCTACGCCCCGCAGCTGTTCGAGCGGATCGACAAGCGCGGCGTGCCGTGGTTCGGCCTGACCATCTCGTTCGTCACCGGCGTGATCTGCTTCCTGCCCTTCCCGAGCTGGCAGGAGCTGGTCGGCTTCATCACCTCCGCCTCGGTGCTGATGTACGCCGGCGCCCCGCTGGCCTTCGGCGCACTGCGCCGCCGCCTGCCGAACCGCGAGCGCTCCTACCGGCTGCCGTTCGGCGAGGTCATCGCCCCGCTGTCGTTCGTGGTCGCCAGCCTGATCATCTACTGGACCGGCTGGCACACCCTGGCCCGCCTGGGCATCGCGATCGTCATCGGCTACCTGCTGCTCGGCGGCTACGCCGCGTACGCCACCCGCAAGGGCCTGCCGAACGCGCCGCGCCTCGACTGGCGCCCGGCGCAGTGGCTGCCCGTCTACCTGGTGGGTCTCGGCCTGATCTCCTGGCAGGGCGGCTTCGGTGACGGCACCGGCGCCATCCCGATGTGGTGGGACATGGCCCTGGTCGCCGCGTTCTCCGTCGGCATCTACCACTGGGCGATCCGGGTGGCCCTGCCGGCCGACCTGATCGACGAGAACATCGAGGGCGTCGAGGTCGTCGACGAGGGCGGTCACTGA
- a CDS encoding phosphotransferase family protein gives MSDTPETPPGLDLARLRERLDADLPGTVTGPLHARLFEGGRSNLTYLLEDGTSRWVLRRPPLGHVLATAHDMAREYTVLAALHPTRVPVPRPLLLVEDTEVIGAPFYLMEHVDGTPHRDAAALAALGTERVHALGLHLVDTLVDLHAVDPDEVGLAAFGRPEGFLERQLRRWGKQLDASRSREVAGIDDLHEQLARTLPDSPAPALVHGDYRLDNVLVGDDDRIRAVLDWEMSTLGDPLTDVGLLVMYTELARRFDGALPGAALAPGFPTTAELVGRYAAGSGRDVSALGWYVGFASFKLAVVLEGIHYRFTQGRTVGAGFDRVGELVPLFVSFGLTSLKER, from the coding sequence ATGAGCGACACCCCCGAGACCCCACCCGGTCTCGACCTGGCACGGCTGCGCGAGCGGCTCGACGCGGACCTGCCGGGCACCGTCACCGGACCGCTGCACGCCCGGCTCTTCGAGGGCGGCCGGTCAAACCTGACGTATCTGCTGGAGGACGGCACCTCCCGCTGGGTGCTGCGCCGCCCGCCGCTCGGCCACGTGCTCGCCACCGCCCACGACATGGCCCGCGAGTACACCGTGCTCGCCGCCCTGCACCCCACCCGGGTCCCGGTACCCCGGCCGCTGCTGCTGGTCGAGGACACCGAGGTGATCGGCGCGCCCTTCTACCTGATGGAGCACGTCGACGGGACCCCGCACCGGGACGCCGCCGCCCTCGCCGCTCTCGGCACCGAGCGGGTGCACGCCCTCGGCCTCCACCTCGTCGACACCCTCGTCGACCTGCACGCCGTCGACCCCGACGAGGTCGGGCTCGCCGCCTTCGGCCGGCCCGAGGGCTTCCTGGAGCGGCAGCTGCGCCGCTGGGGCAAGCAGCTCGACGCCTCCCGCAGCCGTGAGGTGGCCGGCATCGACGACCTGCACGAGCAGCTCGCCCGCACCCTGCCCGACTCCCCCGCGCCCGCGCTGGTGCACGGCGACTACCGGCTCGACAACGTCCTGGTCGGCGACGACGACCGGATCCGGGCGGTGCTCGACTGGGAGATGTCCACCCTCGGCGACCCGCTGACCGACGTCGGCCTGCTCGTGATGTACACCGAGCTCGCCCGCCGCTTCGACGGCGCGCTGCCCGGCGCCGCCCTCGCCCCCGGCTTCCCCACCACCGCCGAACTGGTCGGCCGGTACGCGGCCGGCTCCGGGCGGGACGTCTCCGCCCTCGGCTGGTACGTCGGCTTCGCCTCCTTCAAGCTCGCCGTCGTGCTGGAGGGCATCCACTACCGCTTCACCCAGGGCCGCACGGTCGGCGCCGGCTTCGACCGGGTCGGCGAACTCGTGCCGCTGTTCGTCTCGTTCGGCCTCACCTCACTCAAGGAGCGCTGA
- a CDS encoding acyl-CoA dehydrogenase family protein: MDFAFDSRTEELRSQLLDFMDERVYPAEPVLAAQLADPAREPWTVPQVVAGLQAAARDRGLWNLFLPGDAGAGLTNLQYAPLAEITGRSVLLAPAALNCAAPDTGNMEVLHQFGSEEQRKQWLEPLLAGEIRSAFAMTEPDVASSDAANITTRIERDGDDYVVNGRKWYITGAMNPNCRIFIVMGKTDPDAPKHRQQSMILVPRDTPGVTVKRGMTVFGYEDQDHGGHAEVIFEDVRVPAANLIGEEGSGFAIAQARLGPGRIHHCMRAIGIAERALELMCRRVTDRIAFGRPLADQGVVQDWIAESRVRIEQARLLVLKTAWLMDTVGNRGAHTEIQAIKIIVPQTVEWILDKAVQAHGAAGVSQDTPLAQLWAGNRTLRLADGPDEVHRRSLAHRELKRYQQKES, from the coding sequence GTGGACTTCGCCTTCGACTCCCGCACCGAGGAACTCCGCTCCCAACTGCTCGACTTCATGGACGAGCGGGTGTACCCGGCCGAGCCGGTGCTGGCCGCGCAGCTCGCCGACCCGGCCCGCGAGCCGTGGACCGTCCCGCAGGTGGTCGCCGGACTCCAGGCGGCGGCCCGGGACCGCGGCCTGTGGAACCTCTTCCTGCCCGGCGACGCGGGCGCCGGGCTCACCAACCTCCAGTACGCGCCGCTCGCCGAGATCACCGGCCGCTCCGTCCTGCTCGCCCCCGCCGCCCTCAACTGCGCCGCCCCGGACACCGGGAACATGGAGGTGCTCCACCAGTTCGGCAGCGAGGAGCAGCGCAAGCAGTGGCTGGAGCCGCTGCTGGCCGGCGAGATCCGCTCCGCCTTCGCGATGACCGAACCGGACGTCGCCTCCTCGGACGCCGCCAACATCACCACCCGGATCGAGCGGGACGGCGACGACTACGTCGTCAACGGCCGCAAGTGGTACATCACCGGTGCGATGAACCCGAACTGCCGGATCTTCATCGTGATGGGCAAGACCGACCCGGACGCGCCCAAGCACCGCCAGCAGTCGATGATCCTCGTCCCGCGCGACACCCCCGGCGTCACCGTGAAGCGCGGCATGACCGTCTTCGGGTACGAGGACCAGGACCACGGCGGGCACGCCGAGGTGATCTTCGAGGACGTCCGGGTGCCGGCGGCGAACCTCATCGGTGAGGAGGGATCCGGCTTCGCCATCGCGCAGGCCCGGCTCGGCCCCGGCCGCATCCACCACTGCATGCGGGCGATCGGCATCGCCGAGCGCGCCCTGGAACTGATGTGCCGCCGGGTCACCGACCGGATCGCCTTCGGCCGCCCGCTCGCCGACCAGGGCGTCGTCCAGGACTGGATCGCCGAGTCGCGGGTGCGCATCGAGCAGGCCCGCCTCCTGGTGCTCAAGACCGCCTGGCTGATGGACACCGTCGGCAACCGCGGCGCGCACACCGAGATCCAGGCCATCAAGATCATCGTGCCGCAGACCGTCGAGTGGATCCTCGACAAGGCCGTCCAGGCGCACGGTGCCGCCGGCGTCAGCCAGGACACCCCGCTCGCCCAGCTCTGGGCCGGCAACCGCACCCTGCGGCTCGCCGACGGCCCCGACGAGGTCCACCGCAGGTCCCTCGCCCACCGCGAACTCAAGCGCTACCAGCAGAAGGAGAGCTGA
- a CDS encoding acyl-CoA dehydrogenase family protein, translating to MESELRERTAALLAAHDPADTDRLAFLQARFDAGLAWVHFPEGLGGLGAPRSLQAVVDAELAAAGAPGNDPRRIGIGLGMAAPTILKYGTDAQKRRFLRPLWTGEEVWCQLFSEPGAGSDLAALGTRAVLDGDTWVVDGQKVWTSSAHTARWAILIARTDPDVPKHQGITYFVCDMTDPGVDVRPLRQITGEAEFNEVFLTGVRIPDAHRLGAVGEGWQVAQTTLNNERVAIGGQAAPREAGMVGVVAETWRARPELRTHDLHQRLLKGWVEAEVARLTGERLRQQLTVGQPGPEGAAMKLAFARLAQELSGLEVELLGEEGLSYDDWTMRRPDHVDFTGREAGYRYLRAKGNSIEGGTSEILRNIIAERVLGLPGEPRTDKNVPWKELPR from the coding sequence ATGGAGTCGGAACTCCGCGAGCGCACCGCCGCGCTGCTCGCCGCCCACGACCCCGCCGACACCGACCGGCTCGCATTCCTGCAGGCCCGCTTCGACGCAGGCCTCGCCTGGGTGCACTTCCCGGAGGGCCTCGGCGGCCTCGGCGCCCCGCGCAGCCTCCAGGCCGTGGTCGACGCCGAACTGGCCGCCGCCGGCGCCCCCGGCAACGACCCCCGGCGGATCGGCATCGGCCTCGGCATGGCCGCCCCCACGATCCTCAAGTACGGCACCGATGCGCAGAAGCGGCGCTTCCTGCGGCCGCTGTGGACGGGCGAGGAGGTGTGGTGCCAGCTGTTCTCCGAGCCGGGCGCCGGATCCGACCTCGCCGCCCTCGGCACCCGGGCCGTCCTCGACGGCGACACCTGGGTGGTGGACGGCCAGAAGGTGTGGACCTCCAGCGCGCACACCGCCCGCTGGGCGATCCTGATCGCCCGCACCGACCCGGACGTGCCCAAGCACCAGGGCATCACCTACTTCGTCTGCGACATGACCGACCCCGGCGTCGACGTCCGGCCGCTGCGCCAGATCACCGGCGAGGCCGAGTTCAACGAGGTCTTCCTCACCGGCGTCCGGATCCCCGACGCGCACCGGCTCGGCGCGGTCGGCGAGGGCTGGCAGGTCGCCCAGACCACCCTCAACAACGAGCGGGTCGCCATCGGCGGCCAGGCCGCACCGCGCGAGGCCGGGATGGTCGGCGTCGTCGCCGAGACCTGGCGGGCCCGGCCCGAGCTGCGCACCCACGACCTCCACCAGCGGCTGCTCAAGGGCTGGGTGGAGGCCGAGGTCGCCCGGCTCACCGGCGAACGGCTGCGCCAGCAGCTCACCGTCGGGCAGCCCGGCCCCGAGGGCGCCGCGATGAAGCTCGCCTTCGCCCGCCTCGCCCAGGAGTTGAGCGGCCTGGAGGTCGAACTCCTCGGCGAGGAAGGCCTGTCGTACGACGACTGGACGATGCGCCGCCCCGACCACGTCGACTTCACCGGCCGCGAGGCCGGCTACCGCTACCTGCGGGCCAAGGGCAACTCCATCGAGGGCGGCACCTCGGAGATCCTGCGGAACATCATCGCCGAGCGGGTGCTCGGCCTGCCCGGCGAGCCGCGCACCGACAAGAACGTGCCCTGGAAGGAGCTGCCGCGATGA
- a CDS encoding acyl-CoA dehydrogenase family protein translates to MTADLLYSEVEEELRASVRALLADHCTTAAVLARCEGPAPYDPALWRKLAADLGAAGLHVPEAAGGAGASLRETAVVLEELGRSVAPVPFLGSVVLATTALLAACPADPLTAALAEGARTAALAVPLSTAPGSAFPAGVRVDGAGTLGGRITAVADASAADVLLVPAAGPQGAALYAVEASAAGLGVVPRTSLDLTRPVADVTLAGVPGRLLAAGPDAEAALQRALLTGAGLLASEQLGIAEWCLATTVAYLKERTQFARPLGSFQAIKHRLADLWLETVGARAAARYAADTLARGDADAPVAVALAQAHCGALAVRAAEECVQLHGGIGMTWEHPAHLYLKRAKADQIALGTPGAHRASLARLVDLPAPVSG, encoded by the coding sequence ATGACCGCCGACCTGCTGTACTCCGAGGTCGAGGAGGAGCTCCGCGCCAGCGTGCGGGCCCTGCTCGCGGACCACTGCACCACCGCCGCCGTGCTGGCCCGCTGCGAGGGCCCGGCCCCGTACGACCCGGCGCTGTGGCGCAAGCTCGCCGCCGACCTCGGCGCCGCCGGGCTCCACGTCCCCGAGGCGGCCGGCGGTGCGGGCGCCTCACTGCGCGAAACCGCGGTCGTCCTGGAGGAGTTGGGCCGCAGCGTCGCGCCGGTGCCGTTCCTCGGCAGCGTCGTGCTGGCGACCACCGCACTGCTCGCGGCCTGCCCGGCGGACCCGCTGACGGCCGCCCTGGCGGAGGGAGCGCGCACGGCGGCGCTGGCGGTGCCGCTGTCGACGGCGCCCGGGTCGGCGTTCCCGGCCGGTGTCCGGGTGGACGGCGCGGGCACGCTCGGCGGCCGGATCACCGCGGTCGCCGATGCCTCGGCCGCCGACGTGCTGCTGGTCCCGGCGGCCGGCCCGCAGGGGGCCGCGCTGTACGCGGTGGAGGCGAGCGCGGCCGGGCTCGGCGTGGTGCCGCGGACATCACTGGACCTGACCCGGCCGGTGGCGGACGTGACGCTGGCCGGGGTGCCCGGGCGGCTGCTCGCGGCCGGACCGGACGCGGAGGCGGCACTGCAGCGGGCCCTGCTGACGGGTGCCGGGCTGCTGGCCTCCGAGCAGTTGGGCATCGCCGAGTGGTGCCTGGCCACCACCGTGGCGTACCTGAAGGAGCGGACCCAGTTCGCCCGCCCGCTGGGCTCGTTCCAGGCGATCAAGCACCGGCTGGCCGACCTGTGGCTGGAGACGGTCGGGGCCAGGGCGGCCGCCCGGTACGCGGCGGACACGCTGGCCCGGGGCGACGCGGACGCGCCGGTCGCGGTGGCGCTGGCCCAGGCGCACTGCGGGGCGCTGGCGGTGCGGGCCGCGGAGGAGTGCGTGCAGCTCCACGGCGGCATCGGCATGACCTGGGAGCACCCGGCCCACCTGTACCTGAAGCGCGCCAAGGCCGACCAGATCGCGCTCGGCACCCCGGGCGCCCACCGCGCCTCCCTGGCCCGCCTGGTGGACCTGCCGGCCCCGGTCTCGGGCTGA
- a CDS encoding DUF6193 family natural product biosynthesis protein, producing MTVIALRAEPGYRVRCGRQGASLAAGTTEDLAAVARAVAAWMGGAGLERTRVAAPFIRFRPWALDHEREPFDQVELAWRHKLDRFHMLPGRRRPHVEALVEAAHAQPALRRLMPVTSHFVLWFSTRVNHPYERVGYAIDPQGDGQYVVRDLGEVIACTTTPEEAVALAVAALPEGTGPAH from the coding sequence GTGACCGTGATCGCCCTCCGGGCCGAGCCCGGCTACCGGGTGCGCTGTGGCCGGCAGGGTGCCTCGCTCGCCGCGGGAACGACCGAGGACCTGGCCGCCGTGGCCAGGGCCGTTGCGGCCTGGATGGGCGGCGCCGGTCTCGAACGCACCCGGGTGGCGGCCCCGTTCATCCGGTTCAGGCCATGGGCGCTCGACCACGAACGCGAGCCGTTCGACCAGGTCGAACTGGCTTGGAGACACAAGCTCGACCGGTTCCACATGCTTCCGGGACGGCGCCGTCCCCATGTTGAGGCACTCGTGGAGGCGGCGCACGCCCAGCCCGCCCTCCGTCGGCTGATGCCGGTCACCAGCCACTTCGTGCTCTGGTTCTCCACCCGCGTCAACCACCCGTACGAGCGGGTCGGATACGCGATCGATCCGCAGGGCGACGGGCAGTACGTGGTGCGGGACCTCGGCGAGGTCATCGCCTGCACCACCACCCCGGAAGAAGCCGTCGCCCTCGCCGTGGCCGCCCTCCCGGAGGGCACCGGCCCGGCGCACTGA
- a CDS encoding NADPH:quinone oxidoreductase family protein, whose product MKAWQVRELGEPAAVMVQAETDRPVPAAGQLLVKVRAAAVNFPDALMCRGHYQVRPPLPFTPGVELCGEAAGGDRAGERLIGTALLPAGAFAEYALMDAGSVFAAPAALDDAEAAALHIGYQTAWFALHRRARLRAGETLLVHAAAGGVGSAAVQLGKAAGATVIGVVGGPAKAAAATALGADLVIDRHSEDFVAAVKQATGGRGADVVFDPVGGDAYTGSTKCIAFEGRIVVVGFAGGTIPAPGLNHALVKNYAILGLHWGLYNTRDPQAVRDCHTELTGLAAKGVVKPLIGEHLTLDRAAEAVQLVADGASIGRLTLHP is encoded by the coding sequence ATGAAGGCCTGGCAGGTACGCGAACTCGGCGAGCCCGCCGCAGTGATGGTGCAGGCGGAGACCGACCGTCCGGTCCCCGCGGCCGGACAGCTGCTGGTGAAGGTCCGGGCCGCCGCCGTCAACTTCCCCGACGCGCTGATGTGCCGCGGGCACTACCAGGTCCGGCCGCCGCTGCCGTTCACCCCGGGCGTCGAGCTGTGCGGCGAGGCCGCCGGCGGCGACCGGGCCGGGGAGCGACTGATCGGCACCGCCCTGCTGCCCGCCGGCGCCTTCGCCGAGTACGCCCTGATGGACGCCGGATCGGTCTTCGCCGCCCCCGCCGCCCTCGACGACGCCGAGGCGGCCGCCCTCCACATCGGCTACCAGACGGCCTGGTTCGCCCTGCACCGCCGGGCCCGGCTGCGGGCCGGCGAGACCCTGCTCGTGCACGCCGCGGCGGGCGGCGTCGGCAGCGCCGCCGTCCAGCTCGGCAAGGCCGCGGGGGCGACGGTGATCGGCGTGGTCGGCGGCCCGGCCAAGGCGGCGGCCGCCACCGCGCTCGGCGCGGACCTGGTGATCGACCGGCACAGCGAGGACTTCGTCGCGGCGGTCAAGCAGGCCACCGGCGGCCGCGGTGCGGACGTCGTCTTCGACCCGGTCGGCGGCGACGCCTACACCGGCTCCACCAAGTGCATCGCCTTCGAGGGCCGGATCGTCGTGGTCGGCTTCGCCGGCGGCACCATCCCGGCGCCCGGTCTCAACCACGCCCTGGTGAAGAACTACGCCATCCTGGGCCTGCACTGGGGTCTCTACAACACCCGCGACCCGCAGGCCGTCCGGGACTGCCACACCGAACTCACCGGGCTCGCGGCCAAGGGCGTCGTGAAGCCCCTCATCGGCGAGCACCTGACCCTGGACCGCGCCGCCGAGGCCGTCCAACTGGTCGCCGACGGCGCCTCGATCGGGCGGCTGACGCTGCACCCGTGA
- a CDS encoding SDR family oxidoreductase: protein MTAPADSGLAGRGVVVTGAGRGIGEALAAAFAAAGARVVVNDLDADAAKAVADRIGGTAAPGDAASAEGVADLLGAARAALGAVDVYCANAGIAPIGGADAGPEVWARAWDVNVMAHVRAAEQLLPDWLERGEGRFLATVSAAGLLTMLGSAPYAVSKHGALAFAEWLSATYRHRGIRVHALCPQGVRTDMLKVTGAAGDVLLRPTAIEPGEVAAATLRAIAEERFLVLPHPEVADYAAARATTPDRWLAGMNHLQQAIENSPGGTA from the coding sequence GTGACCGCCCCCGCGGACAGCGGCCTCGCGGGCCGCGGCGTCGTCGTCACCGGGGCCGGCCGCGGCATCGGCGAGGCCCTGGCCGCGGCCTTCGCCGCCGCCGGCGCCCGGGTCGTCGTGAACGACCTGGACGCCGACGCCGCCAAGGCCGTCGCGGACCGGATCGGCGGCACCGCCGCCCCCGGCGACGCCGCCTCGGCCGAGGGCGTCGCCGACCTGCTCGGCGCTGCCCGCGCCGCGCTCGGCGCCGTCGACGTCTACTGCGCCAACGCCGGCATCGCCCCGATCGGCGGGGCCGACGCCGGCCCGGAGGTGTGGGCCCGGGCCTGGGACGTCAACGTGATGGCGCACGTCCGCGCGGCCGAACAGCTCCTGCCCGACTGGCTGGAGCGGGGCGAGGGCCGCTTCCTCGCCACCGTGTCCGCGGCCGGCCTGCTCACCATGCTCGGCTCTGCGCCGTACGCCGTCAGCAAGCACGGCGCGCTCGCCTTCGCCGAATGGCTCTCCGCCACCTACCGGCACCGCGGGATCCGGGTGCACGCGCTCTGCCCGCAGGGCGTGCGCACCGACATGCTGAAGGTCACCGGCGCGGCCGGCGACGTCCTGCTGCGGCCCACCGCGATCGAGCCCGGGGAGGTGGCCGCGGCCACCCTCCGGGCCATCGCCGAGGAGCGCTTCCTCGTCCTGCCGCACCCCGAGGTCGCCGACTACGCCGCGGCCCGCGCCACCACCCCGGACCGCTGGCTGGCCGGGATGAACCACCTCCAGCAGGCGATCGAGAACTCCCCGGGAGGCACCGCATGA
- a CDS encoding SDR family oxidoreductase: MTPSFKGRVALVTGASRGIGLGIARELVQRGAKVCITARNPEPLADAVRDLGGPEVAIAVAGKADDAAHQDEAVSRTMEAFGRLDFLVNNTGINPAYGPVLDTDPAVAAKIMAVNVLAPLAWTRRAHAAWMGEHGGAVVNVASIAGIRSSAGIGMYGVSKAAVIRLTMELAADLGPGIRVNAVAPAVVKTKFAEALYEGREEKVARAYPLGRLGLPEDVAGAVAFLLSDDAAWITGQNLVVDGGVTLGGGL; encoded by the coding sequence ATGACACCCTCGTTCAAGGGCCGGGTGGCCCTGGTCACCGGCGCCAGTCGGGGCATCGGCCTCGGCATCGCGCGGGAGCTCGTCCAGCGCGGCGCGAAGGTCTGCATCACCGCCCGCAACCCCGAGCCGCTCGCCGACGCCGTCCGCGACCTCGGCGGCCCGGAGGTCGCCATCGCGGTCGCCGGCAAGGCCGACGACGCGGCCCACCAGGACGAGGCGGTGAGCCGCACCATGGAGGCCTTCGGCCGGCTCGACTTCCTGGTGAACAACACCGGCATCAACCCCGCCTACGGCCCGGTGCTCGACACCGACCCCGCGGTGGCCGCCAAGATCATGGCCGTCAACGTCCTCGCGCCGCTCGCCTGGACCCGCCGCGCGCACGCGGCCTGGATGGGCGAGCACGGCGGCGCGGTGGTCAACGTGGCCTCCATCGCCGGCATCCGCTCCTCCGCCGGGATCGGCATGTACGGCGTGAGCAAGGCCGCCGTCATCCGCCTCACCATGGAGCTCGCCGCCGACCTCGGCCCCGGCATCCGGGTCAACGCGGTGGCGCCCGCCGTCGTCAAGACCAAGTTCGCCGAGGCGCTCTACGAGGGCCGCGAGGAGAAGGTCGCCCGCGCCTACCCGCTCGGCCGGCTCGGCCTGCCCGAGGACGTCGCCGGCGCGGTCGCCTTCCTGCTCTCCGACGACGCCGCCTGGATCACCGGCCAGAACCTCGTCGTCGACGGCGGCGTGACCCTCGGCGGCGGGCTGTGA
- a CDS encoding TetR/AcrR family transcriptional regulator, whose amino-acid sequence MTDQATADLWSGERTETARRLLLAGVESFARRGYHATTTRDIATAAGMSPAALYIHFPSKAALLAEISRTGHRATLDLVERAEASAPGPVDQMRQLVEDFTVWHARGHTVGRIVNHELYALPEDAFAEVAGLRIRIEDTVRRIIEHGVAVGDFDVLDARTAARAVTSLGIDVARWYTDRSTETPEELGRRYGVLVLRMLGGPAA is encoded by the coding sequence ATGACCGACCAAGCCACCGCCGACCTGTGGTCCGGGGAGCGCACCGAGACCGCCCGGCGGCTGCTGCTCGCCGGTGTGGAGTCCTTCGCCCGCCGCGGCTACCACGCCACGACGACCAGGGACATCGCCACCGCGGCCGGCATGAGCCCGGCGGCGCTGTACATCCACTTCCCGTCCAAGGCCGCCCTGCTCGCCGAGATCAGCCGGACGGGCCACCGGGCCACCCTGGACCTCGTCGAACGCGCCGAGGCCTCCGCACCCGGGCCGGTCGACCAGATGCGGCAGCTGGTCGAGGACTTCACCGTCTGGCACGCCCGCGGCCACACGGTCGGCCGGATCGTCAACCACGAGCTGTACGCGCTGCCCGAGGACGCCTTCGCCGAGGTCGCCGGCCTGCGGATCCGGATCGAGGACACCGTGCGCCGGATCATCGAGCACGGCGTCGCGGTCGGCGACTTCGACGTCCTGGACGCCCGGACGGCCGCCCGCGCCGTCACCTCGCTCGGCATCGACGTGGCGCGCTGGTACACCGACCGCTCGACCGAGACCCCGGAGGAGCTGGGCCGCCGCTACGGCGTCCTGGTCCTGCGGATGCTCGGGGGCCCGGCCGCCTGA